CACGATGGGGCTGACCTTTGGGTCCTTCGGCAGTCCCGCATAGATCTCCGGCTGATCGTTGTGGTGCAAAACGTACATCACATGCGTTCCTCCGACGCCCGGCGGATCATAGAGGCCGGCATTATCGTAGCCACGCGACTTGAGATCCTCGATGCGGCTGTCGGCCAGCTTCTTCATGTCGTCCTTTGTGCCGAAGCTTATCGCGTGGGTCGGGCAGGCCTTCGCGCAGGCAGGTCCCTGCCCCACGGCGACCCGGTCTGAGCAGAGCGTGCATTTATAGGCCGTATGATCGACCTTGGAGATGCGCGGGATGTTGAACGGACATCCCTTGATGCAATAGCCGCAGCCGATGCAGTTCTCGTGCACGAAATCCACGATGCCGTTGGAATACTGCACGATGGCTCCGGGCGCGGGGCAGGCCTTCAGACAGCCAGGATCTTCGCAATGCATGCAGCCGTCCTTGCGGATCAGCCATTCGAGATTGCCCGTCTGCGGATTGTCCCATTCGGTGAACCGCATCAGGGTGAACATGTCGGGCGTCAGGTCATGCGGGTTCTCGTAGACACCCGTGTTGGTCTCGATCGCCGGATGAGTATCGTTCCACTCAATGCATGCCGACTGGCAGGCCTTGCAGCCGATGCATTTCGATACGTCTATGAGTTTCGCGACGGGTTCCAGCTGCCGCGCGGGCGGTGGTATGGTCGAAGCGGAGCGGCGAACGAGATCCCGCTCCGTCAGGTTTGTATTGGCGGCGGCGACCGGCGGATTGCTGGTTGCGGTATGAGGACTGGGTTCCATTCCGCTTCTCCTCAGACCGTTGCCGGCGCCGTCGTGGGCTCGATGTTGACCAGGAAAGCCTTGTATTCAGGCGTCTCGATATTGGCGTCGCCAACGAAAGGCGTGAGAGAATTCGGCCCCCAGCCCTTGCGCGCCTGGCCGGTGAAGCCCCAATGCAGCGGAATGCCCACCACATGGACGGACTTGCCGTCGCAGATGAGAGGCTTGATGCGCTTCGTCACGACGGCTTTCGCCTTCACCTCGCCGCGCTTGGACCAGACTCGCACCCATGAACCGTGCGCGATGCCCTTTTCCGCCGCGAGCTGCTCGGAGATCTCTACGAAGAATTCCGGCTGAAGCGCCGCGTTCACACGATTGTGCTTCGTCCAATAGTGGAAATGCTCCGTGAGGCGATAAGAGGTCGCCGCATAGGGGAATTCCTCCGATGTGGCGAACTGCGCAACATCGCTCTGGAAGATACGCGCGACGGGATTGCCCCGGATTTTCGGCGCGATCACGTTGGCGATCGGAGCCTCGAATGGCTCGTAATGAACCGGGAATGGCCCTTCCCGCATGAGACCGCGGGCGAAGAGACGCGACACGCCTTCCTGGTTCATGATGAAGGGGCCGACTTCGCCAGGCTTCGCAGTGGGTGCGATGTCCGGAACGTCGTAGCCTGACCATTTCGTTCCATCCCAGGCGATCAGCTTGCGCGTCGGATCCCAAGGGTTGCCCTGTAGGTCCGCCGAGGCGCGGTTGTAGAGAATGCGCCGGTTGAGCGGCCAGGAGAACGACCAGTTGGGATAGGCACCCGTGTCGTCCGGGTCGGTATTGTCCCGGCGCGCCATGTTGTTGCCGGCCTCGTTGAAGCAGCCGGAATAGATCCAGCAGGCGCAAGCGGTCGTGCCATCATCGCGCATGACGGAGAAGTTGACGAGCTGCTTGCCCTTCTCCAGCACGACCTTGGCCGGATCCGCCGGATCGGTGAGGGTCTCGACCGCATAGCCGTTGAGTTCCTTGGCGAGTTCTTCAGGGGAAGGCTCGTTCGGGTCCTGGTAGTTCCAGGTGAGATTGAGGATCGGATCCGGGAAGGCTCCGCCCTCTTTCTCGTAGAGCGCGCGCAGCCGCCGGTAGATCTGCGCCATGATCCACGTATCGTGCTTCGCCTCGCCGGGAGGGCTCCCGCCCGCCCAGTGCCATTGCAGCCAGCGGCCCGAATTGACCAGTGCGCCATCATCCTCCGCGAAGCAGGTCGAGGGAAGCTGGAACACCTCCGTCTGGATGGAGGAGGGATTCACGTTGTTGTACTCGCCGTGGTTCTCCCAGAACCGGGACGTTTCCGTCTCCAGGGGATCCATGGTCACGAGCCATTTCAGCCGCGACAACGACTCCGTGATCTTCTGGCGGTTGGGGAAAGCCAGAAGCGGATTGAAACCCTGGCAGAAATATCCGTTCACCTTGCCCTGATGCATCATCTCGAAGGTGCGCAGCACGTCATAGGCGGGCACGTCGAGCTTGGGCAGGTACTGGTAGGCGAAGTCATTCTGCGCCGTCGCCGCGTCACCCCACATGATCTTCTGGAAGCTGACGAAGAACTTCTTGTAGTTCTGCCAGTAGCTGGTCTGGTTCGGCCGCAGCGGCTTGAACGCCCGGCTCGACATGTAGGTCGCGAAATCAGCCTCCCGCTCCACCGGGATGTTCAGGTAGCCCGGTATCAGGTTCGACATGAGACCGATATCGGTCAGACCCTGAATGTTCGAATGTCCGCGCAGGGCATTCATGCCGCCGCCACGCACGCCGATATTGCCAAGGATGAGC
This region of Microvirga mediterraneensis genomic DNA includes:
- the fdxH gene encoding formate dehydrogenase subunit beta; the encoded protein is MEPSPHTATSNPPVAAANTNLTERDLVRRSASTIPPPARQLEPVAKLIDVSKCIGCKACQSACIEWNDTHPAIETNTGVYENPHDLTPDMFTLMRFTEWDNPQTGNLEWLIRKDGCMHCEDPGCLKACPAPGAIVQYSNGIVDFVHENCIGCGYCIKGCPFNIPRISKVDHTAYKCTLCSDRVAVGQGPACAKACPTHAISFGTKDDMKKLADSRIEDLKSRGYDNAGLYDPPGVGGTHVMYVLHHNDQPEIYAGLPKDPKVSPIVNAWKGMAKYLGFAAMGLAAAAGVLHSALVSPNRVTREDEEKAEDLVKEKT
- the fdnG gene encoding formate dehydrogenase-N subunit alpha; protein product: MNMELSRRGFLKAAGVGVAGTTMGAFGFADLEAAQAAAIRPFKLTNTMETRNTCPYCSVACGIIMYSKGDLRKGETAEIVHIEGDADHPTNRGTLCPKGAALKDFVTAETRLKYPMVRKPGSDKFERISWDQALDRIARLMKEDRDANFIAANEAGVPVNRWTTVGFLAASATTNETAWLTYKVVRSTGIVAFDNQARVUHGPTVSSLGPTFGRGAMTNSWTDIRNTDLVVIMGGNAAEAHPCGFKWVTEAKANRGAKLIVVDPRYTRSASVSDFYAPIRQGTDIAFLLGVINYCIQNDKVQWEYVKAFTNAAYIVKEGFAYNDGLFTGYDENKRDYDRSTWEYEIGPDGFAVVDDTLQHPRCVWNMLKAHVATYTPEMVERICGTPKDKFLKVAQMISECSSPTKTMTSMYALGWTQHSKGSQNIRSMAMLQLILGNIGVRGGGMNALRGHSNIQGLTDIGLMSNLIPGYLNIPVEREADFATYMSSRAFKPLRPNQTSYWQNYKKFFVSFQKIMWGDAATAQNDFAYQYLPKLDVPAYDVLRTFEMMHQGKVNGYFCQGFNPLLAFPNRQKITESLSRLKWLVTMDPLETETSRFWENHGEYNNVNPSSIQTEVFQLPSTCFAEDDGALVNSGRWLQWHWAGGSPPGEAKHDTWIMAQIYRRLRALYEKEGGAFPDPILNLTWNYQDPNEPSPEELAKELNGYAVETLTDPADPAKVVLEKGKQLVNFSVMRDDGTTACACWIYSGCFNEAGNNMARRDNTDPDDTGAYPNWSFSWPLNRRILYNRASADLQGNPWDPTRKLIAWDGTKWSGYDVPDIAPTAKPGEVGPFIMNQEGVSRLFARGLMREGPFPVHYEPFEAPIANVIAPKIRGNPVARIFQSDVAQFATSEEFPYAATSYRLTEHFHYWTKHNRVNAALQPEFFVEISEQLAAEKGIAHGSWVRVWSKRGEVKAKAVVTKRIKPLICDGKSVHVVGIPLHWGFTGQARKGWGPNSLTPFVGDANIETPEYKAFLVNIEPTTAPATV